In Rhizobium sp. WSM4643, the following are encoded in one genomic region:
- a CDS encoding alpha-hydroxy acid oxidase — protein MATPLTIADLKKLAQRRVPKMFFDYADSGAWTESTYAANESDFSHIKLRQRVMVDMTDRTLATTMIGQKVSMPVALAPTGLTGMQHADGEMLAARAAEEFGVPFTLSTMSICSIEDVASATARPFWFQLYVMRDKDFVLNLINRAKAAGCSALVLTADLQILGQRHKDLRNGLSAPPKFTAKHVWQMATRPFWCLDMLQTKRRSFGNIVGHAKNVSNIASLAAWTHEQFDPRLSWADVAWIKEQWGGPLIIKGILDPEDAKAAADTGADAIVVSNHGGRQLDGAPSSISMLPKIVDAVGDGIEVHLDGGIRSGQDVLKAVALGAKGTYIGRPFLYGLGAMGKEGVSLALGIIRKEMDITMALCGKRDINDVNSSIIDGRQ, from the coding sequence ATGGCCACGCCGCTCACCATCGCCGACCTGAAAAAGCTCGCACAGCGCCGTGTGCCGAAGATGTTTTTCGACTATGCGGATTCGGGCGCCTGGACGGAATCGACCTATGCAGCCAACGAGAGCGATTTCAGCCACATCAAGCTGCGCCAGCGGGTGATGGTCGACATGACCGACCGCACGCTGGCAACGACGATGATCGGCCAGAAAGTGTCGATGCCGGTGGCCCTGGCGCCAACCGGCCTGACCGGCATGCAGCATGCCGACGGCGAGATGCTGGCGGCACGTGCCGCCGAGGAGTTTGGCGTTCCCTTCACGCTTTCGACGATGAGCATCTGCTCGATCGAGGACGTGGCGTCAGCGACGGCGCGCCCTTTCTGGTTCCAGCTCTATGTGATGAGGGACAAGGATTTCGTCCTCAACCTCATCAATCGCGCTAAGGCGGCCGGATGCTCGGCGCTGGTGCTGACCGCCGATCTGCAGATCCTCGGCCAGCGGCATAAGGACCTGCGCAACGGCCTGTCGGCACCGCCGAAATTCACGGCGAAACATGTCTGGCAGATGGCGACCCGGCCTTTCTGGTGCCTGGATATGCTGCAGACCAAGCGCCGCAGCTTCGGCAATATCGTCGGCCATGCGAAGAATGTCTCCAATATTGCCTCGCTCGCCGCATGGACGCACGAGCAGTTCGACCCGCGGCTGTCCTGGGCCGATGTCGCCTGGATCAAGGAACAATGGGGCGGCCCGCTGATCATCAAGGGCATACTCGATCCGGAGGATGCGAAGGCGGCCGCCGACACCGGCGCCGATGCGATCGTCGTCTCCAATCATGGCGGCCGTCAGCTTGACGGCGCCCCCTCATCGATCAGCATGCTGCCGAAGATCGTCGATGCCGTCGGCGACGGTATCGAGGTCCATCTCGACGGCGGCATCCGCTCCGGCCAGGACGTGCTGAAGGCCGTGGCGCTCGGCGCCAAGGGCACCTACATTGGCCGCCCCTTCCTTTATGGTCTCGGCGCCATGGGCAAGGAAGGCGTATCGCTGGCGCTCGGCATTATCCGCAAGGAGATGGACATCACCATGGCACTCTGCGGCAAGCGCGACATCAATGACGTGAATTCGTCGATCATCGACGGGCGGCAGTGA
- a CDS encoding phosphatase PAP2/dual specificity phosphatase family protein gives MEKARSTFSQGTPVPKRAALWLAFLAPFFYLSYGGANWLASQRADVPNVAFAWESAIPFLGWTIIPYWSINLFYALCLFINTTPRDADRLARRYLTIQIIAVACFVAFPLEATFVRPATSGLPGFMFAVLGGFDKPFNQAPSLHIALLVVIWDHLRGRLPHKARFLWHLWCFLIGASVLTTWQHHVIDIPTGMLLGFFAAWLFPRDAGSPLANFAMSGDPKSRRLGIYYLCGAVAFLGLAALFTPLSAAALLLLWPAVALAIVALGYFGAGPQIFQKRVDGRATLAGRWLLAPYRLGALINIRLWTRRMPASVAIADGVHLGRFPRRHEANRFATVIDMTGELQRPSGTLARWCSFPTLDLTAINKIQALAAANLIEIARQQGPVLVCCALGFQRSACVIVGWLLISRRCEDPAEAVRLIERAGRRIHLPAESIHAVTEGLQ, from the coding sequence GTGGAGAAGGCACGTTCTACTTTTTCCCAGGGAACACCGGTCCCGAAGCGGGCGGCGCTCTGGCTCGCCTTCCTTGCGCCGTTCTTCTATCTCAGCTATGGCGGCGCCAATTGGCTGGCTTCGCAGCGCGCTGACGTGCCGAACGTCGCCTTCGCATGGGAAAGCGCCATTCCTTTCCTCGGGTGGACGATCATTCCCTATTGGTCGATCAATCTATTCTATGCACTCTGCCTGTTCATCAACACGACGCCGCGCGATGCGGATAGGCTGGCGAGGCGTTATCTAACGATCCAGATAATAGCCGTCGCCTGCTTTGTCGCGTTTCCGCTCGAAGCGACCTTCGTGCGGCCGGCAACGAGCGGCCTGCCTGGTTTCATGTTTGCCGTGCTCGGCGGCTTCGATAAGCCGTTCAACCAGGCGCCGTCGCTGCATATCGCGCTCCTGGTGGTGATCTGGGACCATCTGCGCGGCCGGTTGCCGCACAAGGCACGCTTCCTCTGGCACCTCTGGTGCTTCCTGATCGGTGCCTCCGTGCTGACCACGTGGCAGCATCACGTCATCGACATACCGACCGGCATGCTGCTCGGCTTTTTTGCCGCCTGGCTTTTTCCGCGCGATGCCGGTTCGCCTCTTGCGAATTTTGCGATGAGCGGCGATCCAAAGTCGCGCCGTCTCGGCATCTATTATCTATGTGGTGCCGTCGCATTTCTCGGCCTTGCGGCGCTCTTCACTCCTCTATCGGCGGCAGCCCTGTTGTTGCTCTGGCCGGCTGTTGCGCTGGCGATCGTCGCACTCGGATATTTCGGCGCCGGCCCGCAGATATTCCAGAAACGCGTCGATGGCCGGGCAACGCTTGCCGGCCGCTGGCTGCTGGCACCTTACCGGCTCGGCGCTCTCATCAATATTCGGCTCTGGACCCGGAGAATGCCGGCTTCTGTGGCGATCGCCGACGGCGTCCATCTCGGTCGTTTTCCGCGTCGCCACGAGGCCAACCGTTTTGCCACGGTGATCGACATGACCGGCGAACTTCAGCGCCCGAGCGGGACGCTCGCGCGCTGGTGCAGCTTTCCGACCCTTGATCTTACAGCCATCAACAAGATCCAGGCGCTCGCCGCGGCAAACCTCATCGAGATTGCGCGCCAGCAGGGACCGGTTCTCGTCTGCTGTGCGTTGGGCTTCCAGCGGAGCGCCTGCGTCATCGTGGGTTGGCTGCTCATCAGCCGACGTTGCGAAGATCCAGCCGAAGCAGTGCGGCTGATCGAACGGGCGGGGCGGCGTATTCATCTGCCCGCAGAAAGTATCCACGCCGTGACGGAGGGCTTGCAATGA
- a CDS encoding bifunctional alpha/beta hydrolase/class I SAM-dependent methyltransferase: MLQTADSEQPSSTARPMRESEFASHDGTRLFYRMWPATGASPKGAVILLHRGHEHGGRVAHLATELGLDDFSFYAWDARGQGRSPGERGYSPSFAASAHDLDCFVRHVSETSGVSVEDIAVIAQSVGAVLATTWVHDYAPPIRALVLASPAFSVKLYVPFAKEGVALWEKLKGTFFVNSYVKARFLTHDPERIASYESDPLISRPIASNILLQLYEAAARVVGDARAITVPTQMLISGSDWVVRQAPQHRFYENLGSRIKERHVLAGFYHDTLGEKDRAIALAEIRRFIDARFAEPRAPVDLRTAHIQGYTKDEADRLASPLDATSPRGIYWALSRLNIRLGALVSEGIKTGVKTGFDSGSTLDYVYENRPRGLGPGGRLIDKVFLEAIGWRGIRQRKLHLQELIDRGLLHLKAAGRSTHILDIAAGHGRYVLDAIETAAARPDSARLQDYSPVNVDAGRNSIAARGLGDFVSFRQQDAFDGEGLAAITPAPDLAIVSGLYELFSDNAMIAASLGGIARAMRPGGLLVYTNQPWHPQLEMIARALTSHRGGEAWVMRRRTQEEMDQLVATAGFRKIEQRIDQWGIFTVSLAERV, translated from the coding sequence GTGCTGCAAACTGCCGATAGCGAGCAACCGTCCTCGACGGCCAGACCAATGCGTGAATCCGAATTCGCTTCGCATGACGGTACTCGACTGTTTTACCGGATGTGGCCCGCGACCGGGGCTTCCCCGAAGGGCGCAGTCATTCTTCTCCATCGCGGCCACGAGCATGGCGGCCGCGTCGCCCATCTCGCCACCGAGCTCGGCCTCGATGATTTTTCCTTCTACGCCTGGGATGCACGCGGCCAAGGGCGTTCACCGGGAGAGCGCGGCTATTCGCCATCCTTTGCGGCCTCGGCGCATGATCTTGATTGCTTCGTTCGCCATGTCAGCGAGACAAGCGGTGTTTCAGTCGAAGACATCGCCGTCATTGCACAGAGCGTCGGCGCGGTTCTGGCCACCACCTGGGTGCACGACTATGCGCCGCCAATCCGTGCGCTCGTGCTGGCCTCCCCAGCCTTCAGCGTCAAACTCTACGTGCCTTTTGCCAAGGAAGGCGTTGCGCTCTGGGAAAAGCTCAAGGGGACATTCTTCGTTAACTCCTATGTCAAGGCGAGGTTTCTGACGCATGATCCCGAGCGGATCGCCTCGTATGAATCCGACCCATTGATCTCCCGGCCGATTGCCTCCAACATCCTGTTGCAGCTCTATGAGGCGGCGGCCCGCGTCGTCGGCGACGCCCGCGCCATTACGGTTCCAACCCAAATGCTGATCTCGGGGAGCGACTGGGTGGTGCGACAGGCACCGCAGCACCGGTTCTACGAAAACCTCGGCAGCCGAATCAAGGAACGGCATGTGCTTGCCGGCTTCTACCATGACACGCTTGGCGAAAAGGACCGCGCAATTGCGCTCGCCGAGATCCGCCGTTTTATCGATGCACGTTTCGCCGAGCCTCGGGCGCCTGTCGACCTTCGCACCGCCCATATCCAGGGCTATACCAAGGATGAGGCCGACCGGCTTGCGAGCCCTCTGGATGCCACATCTCCACGCGGCATCTACTGGGCGCTCAGCCGTCTCAACATCAGGCTCGGCGCGCTGGTGTCCGAAGGCATAAAGACCGGGGTCAAGACCGGTTTTGATTCCGGCTCGACGCTCGATTACGTCTACGAGAACAGGCCGCGCGGGCTCGGTCCCGGCGGGCGGTTGATCGACAAGGTGTTCCTCGAGGCGATCGGCTGGCGCGGCATCAGGCAGCGCAAGCTGCATTTGCAGGAACTAATCGACCGCGGGCTGCTGCACCTGAAAGCAGCCGGCCGCAGTACTCATATACTCGACATAGCGGCCGGGCACGGCCGCTATGTCCTTGATGCAATCGAGACCGCTGCCGCGCGTCCCGATAGTGCGCGGTTGCAGGACTATTCCCCGGTCAACGTCGATGCCGGCCGCAACAGCATCGCCGCGCGGGGACTGGGCGATTTCGTCAGTTTCCGTCAGCAGGATGCCTTTGACGGCGAAGGGCTGGCTGCAATCACACCGGCGCCGGATCTCGCGATTGTCTCCGGCCTTTACGAGCTGTTTTCCGACAATGCGATGATCGCCGCTTCGCTCGGCGGGATCGCCCGCGCGATGCGGCCCGGTGGCCTGCTGGTCTACACCAACCAGCCATGGCATCCGCAACTGGAGATGATCGCCCGCGCCCTGACCTCTCATCGCGGCGGCGAGGCATGGGTGATGCGGCGGCGGACGCAAGAGGAAATGGACCAGTTGGTCGCGACAGCCGGTTTCCGCAAGATCGAACAGCGCATCGACCAGTGGGGCATTTTCACGGTCTCGCTGGCCGAGAGAGTTTGA
- a CDS encoding CDP-alcohol phosphatidyltransferase family protein, with protein sequence MSVYQLKSRFQNILRPLVRSLAARGVTANQVTSVAAAVSVALGLFLSVARLPHWFLLVPIWFLLRMGLNAIDGMLAREHGQKSILGAYLNEIGDVVSDVALYLPFALIDPNGLMPAISVIFLSALTEFTGVLGQTVGASRRYDGPLGKSDRAVLFGALGTFVAVGGTFAAWTSWLWAVVALLLIWTIINRISAGIREAHTATR encoded by the coding sequence ATGTCTGTTTATCAATTGAAGTCCCGGTTTCAGAATATTCTTCGCCCTCTCGTGCGCTCCCTCGCGGCGCGAGGCGTCACCGCCAATCAGGTGACTTCAGTTGCCGCCGCCGTCTCGGTTGCATTGGGCCTTTTTCTGAGCGTCGCCCGGCTTCCGCATTGGTTCCTGCTGGTGCCTATATGGTTTCTCCTGCGCATGGGCCTCAACGCCATTGACGGCATGCTTGCGCGCGAACATGGGCAGAAGAGCATTTTAGGCGCGTATCTGAACGAGATCGGTGATGTCGTGTCGGATGTCGCCCTGTATTTGCCGTTCGCGCTCATCGATCCGAACGGCTTGATGCCGGCGATATCAGTCATATTCCTCTCGGCGCTGACGGAATTTACCGGCGTTCTGGGTCAAACGGTCGGCGCAAGCCGCCGTTACGACGGGCCGCTGGGCAAAAGCGACCGTGCGGTGCTTTTCGGCGCGCTCGGCACCTTTGTCGCGGTCGGTGGGACGTTTGCAGCATGGACATCGTGGCTTTGGGCGGTGGTGGCTCTACTTCTCATATGGACGATCATCAACCGCATCAGCGCCGGTATTCGCGAGGCCCACACAGCCACCCGGTAG
- a CDS encoding PspA/IM30 family protein, whose translation MANTGKTPHPSLLRYTLAPDDSARQALDDTVAAYRRMIDILSELIHDRAGANLVVLHELAYETVREQTSLPARLVTLGLRDFAANRGVSADPPYLPLDDKLFAIKGPSDLTIATVHGRVAVPYDVAGYSRGWESIFPAYLVAGRDRYEIHIGVTPNSAPMEENMTNEGILSRMGRLIAGIANAAIDKAEGVNKIAVIEQAIREIDAAAEDARTDLGKARAEEYRIQSRRDEIVEDMNALDSKIRLAVSSQRDDLAKAGVARQIDLESQIAALDKALADAREQVDEGQKALQAVLATRREADARLADFKRSIARHPEHATGQSQPAPGPDAARAAAAVSRLTGVPAGEHAHSSELDELDRLHREQAIEARLARFKADNR comes from the coding sequence ATGGCGAACACAGGCAAGACACCCCACCCATCGCTACTGCGCTACACGCTGGCGCCTGATGATTCTGCCCGGCAGGCGCTGGACGATACTGTTGCCGCCTATCGGAGGATGATCGACATCCTCAGTGAACTCATCCACGACAGGGCGGGCGCCAATCTCGTCGTCCTGCATGAGCTTGCCTATGAAACAGTCCGCGAGCAGACAAGCTTGCCAGCACGGCTGGTGACACTCGGCCTCCGCGATTTCGCCGCCAATCGCGGCGTGAGCGCCGATCCGCCATATCTGCCGCTCGATGACAAGCTCTTCGCCATCAAAGGGCCCTCGGACCTGACGATCGCCACAGTGCACGGACGCGTTGCCGTGCCCTACGATGTCGCGGGTTATTCACGGGGATGGGAGAGTATTTTTCCGGCCTACCTCGTTGCGGGCCGGGATCGCTACGAGATTCACATCGGCGTCACGCCGAATTCCGCTCCGATGGAGGAAAACATGACGAACGAAGGCATTCTCTCACGCATGGGTCGCCTGATCGCGGGTATCGCGAATGCGGCGATCGACAAGGCGGAAGGCGTAAACAAGATCGCCGTCATCGAACAGGCGATCCGCGAGATCGATGCGGCAGCGGAAGACGCCCGCACCGATCTCGGCAAGGCTCGCGCGGAGGAATACCGCATCCAGAGCCGCCGGGACGAAATCGTCGAAGACATGAACGCGCTCGACTCCAAGATCCGCCTCGCCGTCTCGTCTCAGCGGGATGACCTGGCAAAGGCCGGCGTTGCCCGCCAGATCGATCTCGAATCCCAAATCGCAGCGCTCGACAAGGCGCTGGCCGATGCCAGGGAACAGGTGGACGAAGGCCAGAAAGCCCTGCAGGCCGTGCTCGCCACGCGCCGCGAGGCGGATGCTCGCCTTGCCGATTTCAAGCGCAGCATCGCAAGGCATCCCGAGCACGCTACCGGCCAAAGCCAGCCGGCACCGGGTCCGGACGCCGCCCGCGCTGCCGCAGCGGTCTCGCGGCTGACCGGGGTTCCCGCTGGCGAGCATGCCCATAGTTCCGAACTGGACGAACTCGACCGGTTGCACCGCGAACAGGCAATCGAAGCCCGCCTCGCCCGCTTCAAAGCGGATAACCGGTAG
- a CDS encoding YqiJ family protein, with protein MELLFSPECAPFAIAATILVGLTAIEMLAMVMGFSMTEFLGKPEVHGHDGILAYLSWLNLGGVPLLILMMLTLGLFAMTGFALQAVANAFWAPLPSLIAVIPAALATIPMVRASSRTVARIVPHDETYAVDLDALLGRTAEVSIGPLDQGLPGRVRVKDQHGNWHVLRARAAKGEGPLAIGASILLVDHKANVFIAIPAPVDPADADNHSLREQQ; from the coding sequence ATGGAGCTCCTTTTCTCACCGGAATGTGCGCCCTTCGCCATCGCCGCAACTATCCTTGTCGGCCTGACCGCGATCGAGATGCTCGCGATGGTCATGGGCTTTTCGATGACGGAATTTCTGGGAAAGCCGGAGGTTCATGGCCATGACGGCATCCTGGCTTACCTTTCCTGGCTCAATCTCGGCGGTGTTCCCCTGCTGATTCTCATGATGCTGACGCTCGGCTTGTTCGCGATGACGGGCTTTGCGTTGCAGGCCGTCGCCAACGCCTTCTGGGCGCCACTGCCAAGCTTGATAGCCGTCATACCTGCCGCGCTGGCAACCATCCCCATGGTCAGGGCATCGAGCAGAACCGTGGCGCGTATCGTACCGCACGACGAGACCTATGCGGTCGATCTCGACGCCCTGCTCGGCCGGACCGCCGAGGTTTCGATCGGCCCGCTCGATCAGGGGCTGCCAGGCCGCGTCCGCGTCAAGGATCAGCATGGAAACTGGCATGTGCTTCGAGCCCGAGCCGCCAAGGGCGAAGGTCCCCTCGCGATCGGCGCTTCGATACTTCTCGTCGATCACAAGGCAAATGTGTTTATCGCCATTCCCGCGCCGGTTGACCCCGCCGATGCGGACAATCACTCTTTGAGGGAGCAGCAATGA
- a CDS encoding flotillin family protein, with protein MMYDVILPAGIGIVLIFGIGFVLASLYTRSSRDEAYVRTGLGGQKVVLDGGSVVLPIFHSTARVNLKTLRLEVRRGEGDALITKDRMRVDIGAEFYVRVKPDASSIALAAQTLGNRTNDAEALRILIEAKFVDGLRSVAATMNLDALQEQRMDFVKAVQEAVGADLQSNGLELESVSLTRLDQTDIKHFNANNFFDAQGLAALTRITEGRKKERNEIVRDTEVAIAQKDLEARQQSLTIERTKREAELSQERDIANKSAATRAETAQQEQAAKRAEEEARIASEQAIAEREASAKQARESANIDAARAVQQRETEAKRDLQIVAQESAIAVANKSREESEAKAAAETARALAIAAEEKVGTAKAIEIAEREKQIAVIDARKKAETEATAVTVGAEAEKQAASDQAEAIKTLATAEADAAIIKAKGILETGKAAAESEALLNDARNKLSSAIIEFEITRERIRIIPQALAEAVKPIEKISDIRIFDTGGMLGRGNGATGGNGIGLGEGLAGQLLSYQANKPILDKLMKEAGFEGDDAISSLLGNLDGAKPARPATPAPAKPAIPAAAPTQTIIPPAPKPAPKKD; from the coding sequence ATGATGTACGACGTTATTCTACCAGCCGGCATTGGGATTGTTCTGATCTTCGGCATCGGTTTTGTCCTCGCCTCGCTTTACACGCGCTCCAGCCGCGACGAGGCCTATGTGCGCACCGGTCTCGGCGGCCAGAAGGTCGTGCTCGACGGCGGTTCGGTCGTCCTGCCGATCTTCCACTCGACCGCTCGGGTCAATCTGAAGACACTGCGGCTCGAGGTTCGCCGCGGCGAAGGCGATGCATTGATCACCAAGGACCGCATGCGCGTCGATATCGGCGCCGAGTTCTATGTACGCGTGAAACCCGATGCCTCCTCAATTGCGCTTGCAGCTCAGACACTCGGCAACCGCACCAACGACGCCGAGGCTCTGCGCATCCTGATCGAGGCGAAATTCGTCGACGGCCTTCGCTCGGTGGCCGCGACGATGAATCTCGACGCGCTGCAGGAACAGCGCATGGATTTCGTCAAGGCCGTGCAAGAAGCTGTCGGCGCCGATCTTCAGTCGAACGGCCTCGAACTCGAATCCGTGTCGCTGACACGCCTCGACCAGACCGACATCAAGCATTTCAACGCCAACAACTTCTTCGACGCGCAGGGCCTCGCGGCATTGACCCGCATCACCGAGGGACGCAAGAAGGAGCGAAACGAGATCGTTCGCGACACCGAAGTCGCCATCGCCCAGAAGGATCTCGAGGCCCGTCAGCAATCGCTGACCATCGAGCGGACCAAGCGGGAAGCCGAACTCAGCCAGGAACGGGACATCGCCAACAAATCCGCGGCGACACGCGCCGAAACCGCGCAGCAGGAGCAGGCCGCAAAACGCGCCGAGGAGGAAGCCCGAATCGCTTCCGAACAGGCGATCGCCGAACGCGAGGCATCTGCCAAACAGGCTCGCGAAAGCGCCAACATCGACGCCGCCCGTGCCGTCCAGCAACGCGAAACCGAAGCCAAGCGTGACCTCCAGATCGTGGCACAGGAGAGCGCGATCGCCGTTGCCAACAAGAGCCGTGAAGAATCCGAGGCGAAGGCGGCGGCTGAAACGGCCCGCGCGCTGGCGATAGCAGCAGAAGAAAAGGTCGGCACCGCCAAGGCGATCGAGATTGCCGAACGCGAAAAGCAGATTGCCGTGATCGATGCGCGCAAGAAAGCCGAGACGGAAGCGACTGCCGTCACCGTCGGCGCCGAGGCCGAAAAACAGGCGGCAAGCGACCAGGCCGAAGCCATCAAGACGCTCGCAACCGCCGAGGCGGATGCGGCGATCATCAAGGCCAAGGGCATTCTCGAAACCGGCAAGGCCGCGGCCGAGAGCGAGGCATTGCTCAACGACGCGCGCAACAAGCTGAGCTCTGCTATCATCGAGTTCGAGATCACCCGCGAACGGATCCGCATCATTCCGCAGGCGCTCGCCGAAGCGGTCAAGCCGATCGAGAAAATCTCCGATATCAGGATATTCGACACCGGCGGCATGCTCGGTCGCGGAAATGGAGCGACCGGCGGAAACGGTATCGGGCTTGGCGAAGGACTGGCCGGCCAGCTCCTCTCCTACCAGGCGAACAAACCGATTCTCGACAAATTGATGAAGGAAGCCGGCTTCGAGGGCGACGATGCCATCTCATCCCTTCTGGGAAATCTCGATGGAGCAAAACCGGCAAGACCGGCAACGCCCGCCCCGGCAAAGCCGGCAATACCGGCCGCAGCCCCGACACAAACGATCATCCCTCCGGCGCCGAAGCCGGCACCAAAGAAGGACTGA
- a CDS encoding metallophosphoesterase family protein, giving the protein MRFAAIADIHGNHLALEAVLADIRAQGVEEIVNLGDFFSGPLEAGRTADLLMPLGLTSVRGNHDRYLIEQDPAAMHASDAAAHRQLTPPHLDWLRGLPFDIVYRGEVYLCHATPKDDNVYWMESVSPEGFVFLKPIEAIEALAEGIDLPLILCGHSHIPRAVRLSDGRLIVNPGSVGCPAYDDELPYYHKVEAGHPLPSYAILEKTAGGWTWQFRTVVYDHMAMSALAAERGRADWASALAMGWVR; this is encoded by the coding sequence ATGCGGTTTGCAGCAATTGCCGATATCCACGGAAATCATCTGGCGCTCGAGGCAGTGCTTGCTGATATTCGCGCGCAAGGCGTCGAGGAGATCGTCAATCTCGGCGATTTCTTCAGCGGCCCGCTCGAGGCCGGCAGGACGGCAGACTTGCTGATGCCGCTCGGCCTGACGTCGGTCCGCGGCAATCACGACCGCTACCTGATCGAACAGGATCCGGCGGCTATGCATGCTTCGGATGCCGCCGCCCATCGGCAATTGACGCCACCTCATCTCGACTGGCTGCGCGGCCTGCCATTCGATATCGTCTATCGCGGCGAGGTCTATCTCTGCCACGCGACGCCGAAGGACGACAATGTCTACTGGATGGAATCGGTTTCGCCGGAGGGCTTCGTCTTCCTGAAGCCGATCGAAGCGATCGAGGCGCTGGCCGAAGGCATCGACCTGCCGCTGATCCTCTGCGGCCATAGCCACATTCCCCGCGCCGTGCGGCTTTCCGATGGCCGCCTCATCGTCAATCCCGGCAGCGTCGGATGCCCGGCCTATGACGACGAACTGCCCTATTACCACAAGGTGGAGGCTGGCCATCCGCTGCCGAGCTACGCCATTCTGGAAAAGACGGCGGGCGGATGGACGTGGCAGTTCCGAACCGTCGTCTACGACCATATGGCGATGTCGGCACTGGCCGCCGAAAGGGGCCGTGCCGACTGGGCGAGCGCGCTGGCAATGGGTTGGGTGAGATAG
- the uraH gene encoding hydroxyisourate hydrolase, whose amino-acid sequence MTGLTTHVLDTALGKPAEGLRIDLFQLDGEIRRHLKTVETNADGRVDGGPILIGENFRAGTYELVFHAGDYLRASGTPLPHPAFLDLVPIRFGIADVTAHYHVPLLISPYGYSTYRGS is encoded by the coding sequence ATGACCGGACTGACCACGCATGTTCTCGACACCGCTCTCGGCAAGCCGGCCGAAGGCTTGAGGATCGATCTTTTCCAGCTCGACGGCGAGATTCGCAGGCATCTGAAGACGGTGGAGACCAATGCCGACGGCCGGGTTGATGGCGGCCCTATCCTTATTGGTGAAAATTTTCGAGCCGGTACCTACGAACTGGTCTTCCATGCCGGCGATTATCTGAGGGCCAGCGGCACGCCGCTGCCACATCCCGCCTTCCTCGATCTCGTGCCGATCCGCTTCGGCATTGCCGACGTCACGGCGCACTATCATGTGCCGTTGCTGATATCGCCCTATGGTTATTCTACTTACCGAGGGAGCTAG
- a CDS encoding ureidoglycolate lyase gives MPDFLDIRPLTRSTFAPFGEVIEADPAAMRLINGGTTERFHALAATEATGEDARVVINLFRGQPRSFPYEVTMMERHPFGSQSFSPVSGRPFLVVVSEDENGRPGRPQVFLARGDQGVNYRRNVWHHPLMALGQASDFLVVDRDGPGNNLEEFFFETPYIIEEPAP, from the coding sequence ATGCCCGATTTTCTCGACATCCGCCCGCTCACCCGATCCACCTTTGCTCCCTTCGGCGAGGTGATCGAGGCCGATCCGGCCGCAATGCGGCTCATCAATGGCGGCACAACGGAGCGTTTCCATGCGCTCGCCGCCACTGAGGCGACGGGCGAGGATGCGCGCGTCGTCATCAACCTCTTTCGCGGCCAGCCGCGTAGCTTCCCCTATGAAGTCACCATGATGGAGCGCCATCCTTTCGGCAGCCAGAGTTTCTCGCCGGTCTCGGGCCGTCCTTTTCTCGTCGTCGTCTCCGAGGATGAGAACGGCCGCCCGGGCAGGCCGCAGGTGTTTCTTGCGCGCGGCGACCAGGGGGTGAACTATCGCCGCAACGTCTGGCATCATCCGCTGATGGCGCTTGGCCAAGCCTCAGATTTCCTGGTCGTCGACCGCGACGGACCGGGCAACAATCTGGAAGAATTCTTTTTCGAAACCCCCTATATCATCGAAGAGCCAGCCCCATGA
- a CDS encoding HepT-like ribonuclease domain-containing protein: MKERRAIDYLNEMYEAASEALTFVGGMDEAAFTGDKLTFKAVVFCHFTIGAAASRLLVTHPEFATEHPDLRWTKICGTGNRILDDLFDLDPSEIWEATYRTLPELLSAIDAIRHWHAQGE, from the coding sequence ATGAAAGAGCGGCGAGCGATCGACTATCTCAATGAGATGTATGAGGCGGCATCCGAAGCGCTGACCTTCGTCGGCGGAATGGATGAGGCTGCGTTTACCGGGGACAAGCTCACCTTCAAGGCGGTTGTCTTCTGCCACTTCACCATCGGTGCGGCGGCGTCCCGCCTGCTGGTGACACATCCGGAATTTGCGACCGAGCATCCCGACTTGCGGTGGACGAAAATCTGCGGCACGGGCAACCGTATCCTCGACGATCTCTTCGATCTCGATCCCTCCGAGATCTGGGAGGCGACGTATCGCACACTGCCGGAGCTTCTCTCCGCGATCGATGCCATCCGTCACTGGCATGCGCAAGGCGAGTGA